In Chlorocebus sabaeus isolate Y175 chromosome 5, mChlSab1.0.hap1, whole genome shotgun sequence, one genomic interval encodes:
- the LOC119621211 gene encoding small integral membrane protein 30-like, with amino-acid sequence MHNIWEFETNIITSVSTQLSLVLMSLLLVLPVVEAVEASDAITLLLGVVLSITGICACLRVYARKRNG; translated from the exons ATGCATAATATCTGG gagttcgagaccaacatcaTTACCTCAGTTTCAACACAGTTGTCCTTAGTCCTCATGTCACTGCTTTTGGTGCTGCCTGTTGTGGAAGCAGTAGAAGCCAGTGATGCAATCACCCTTTTGTTAGGTGTGGTTCTCAGCATTACAGGCATTTGTGCCTGCTTGCGGGTATACGCACgaaaaagaaatggatga